In the Sebastes fasciatus isolate fSebFas1 chromosome 12, fSebFas1.pri, whole genome shotgun sequence genome, GTGAATCCAagggaaaagggaaactggAGCTCACTTATTGAATTGCAAGCATTATTTGTACTAACAGACCAACGTTTCAACACTACtgtgtcttcatcagagtcaaagtgggcaaaaacaaaaaggcaaacACTGTTTAGTCAAGCTAGAACAGGTATACAAATGTCATTGGATAACTGGTTGAACAGATTTTCAAATCTATTGAATAATGGATCCAAGAGTGGGAGTTGCCACACCCCATGCACTATAATCACATCAGGATCAAAAGAATACAGATATATCATAAAGTTATGGAGACAGAATTTCAAAGAGTACATGTACTGCACCcataaattgtaataaattagAGAAAACGGGACAAATTCACTTAATTTAAGCCTAGGCCAAATTTGTTCCACTGTGTTAAGAATGAATCCGGTCTGCCTCTCTGCAGAGCAGTGAGTTCATTATGTGTCCAGGACAGTgggatttcttttttattcccCAGAGCGTTAATGATGCTGCAGAGCCGTGGGTAGCCTGTGGATAATGCagagcaaaaaataataataaaataataataacaaacgttatttatatagcacctttcttaacagggttacaaagtgctttacagaaaaaacagcaaaaacactTCGCTATAAAAGTGGCATTGCATAATCCGTGTGTTGTGCTCATATTGCAGTTTTGTGCTCATATTCGCATTCCatcatatatcttttttttgtgttatcagAATCTAACAGTGTCTTCCTATTTTTGCAGTTAAAGCGACGTGTGGACAGTCCTCCCAACCTGGTCCCGGTGACTGTGAGTTgttctcctgtttgtttgtttctaaaTATAAGACATTACAGATTAGCTGTTGTAGAAAATTAGTTGTCATGTAATGAAATGAAACTGTTGAACGTTCACTATCATTTGTTAATATCATACATTTAATGTTATTCCATTCAATATTTGATGGAAAAGATGCTGAGATGTTTTCAAAGTAGCCTACTGTAAATATGGCaaatatctataataaatacatggacACATAGGGTGTGCATAAACACTAGATCGGTCCATCATCAAGCAATTTTAATTTTCCCCAAATGTGTTTCAGCTGCAGGACCCTCAGCTGGAGCAGCTGCTGTAACTACCATGGCAGAGGGTGAGTGCACAGGTAGCATGATGTCTTCTCAGTAAATGCCTTGAACTCATCAGATTGTCTAGAAACCCAGAATCTGACTATGAAACCTAATTCCTAATTTACTGCATGGTTGGATTTTTAGAAGAGGCCTAACTTGTTCTAAATAGAGTAATGAGAGAAGCAGTGCTGCATGGTATTATTCCATTTAAATGAATAGTTTGACACTTTGGGGAAATATAATTTTTCTGCGTTCTTTCTtagagttggatgagaagattaCTGTGATGTTTGTGCATTAATAGATTTTGATTCAATTGTCCCAAGAGGGATATTTGTTTTCACAGCCAGTACACAGAAACATAAAGATATACACATAGCAACACACAGATATACTTTAAGAATAAGAATAGAACTAGAGCCAGGAGacatttagcttagcttagcataaagactggaagcaaagggaaacagttagcctggctctgtctccAAAGTTGAAacaatctgcctaccagcacctctaaagctcactcatAGAgggctgcaggaatgagtcctaaaacctggaaatgacttAGCATTTTATGCACATATGGTTCCCTCGTTtggaagtcagtgggttttttaTAGGgatgcaaatttaaaaaaaaaatttaaaccgataaccgacccttgttaaccgataattaaccgttaacagacaagattagtgcgttgcATGCAGCGGAGAGCGGTATTGATCATCTCATCTACctcttggcaaaaaaaacatgaagtcatATAAATGCCATCATAAAAACCTAAAGATGTGAGAACTTCACAGAAGGGCATTCGCAGAAAACGTCATTTCATAACTGTAAGATGTTCCCTTATTCTTTCAGATGTAGATTAATGTCAAAATGATGAATCcactattttaatatttttttccaaacatcATAATGAACACTTGATGGGTCACTATTCCTCTAAAACACTGCTGCATGAgtcctgtttgtgttttattttatcccCATTAGCTGTAACAACAGCATGTACTCATTCTGGGACCCAAATGCAGTTAAAAATGTCTCCAATCAATGAAATACACATACAACTGAACTATAGAAATCACTGTTATATAATCTTAAGTCCTTTTCTCAGAAATGTATCAAGTTGGCTTCATGTTATCTTCTAATCAAATCCGTCATTGTAAAgtcaccgtctctctctctcctcagggAAGCACTTTGTGGATAAACATAGATCCCAGCTGATCGACAGAGTGAGCGACGTTGCACCCATTTTGGATCAACTCCTCGATGAAAACGTCATCCGACAAGGGTGTTATGATGAAATCCTGGCTATCCCTACCACTCGGGATAAGATGAGGAAGCTCTACTCTGGTCCTCTGAATGCTGCTGGACCTGCTGGCAAAGATGTCTTCTACAAAATCCTTGAGAAATATGAGCCATATCTCATTGCTGAGCTCAAGAAAAAGAAGTGAATCTTGTGGTAAAATTCATCATTAGACCAAATATACAGTCTACctaaacaaaaaatgtttttttacaataaCAATGGTGAAATATTAATGTTGGTGCTATGTCTCTGTGGGGGTTTTCTAAAAAAGAAAGCTTCATGTTTAAACAGAGTTGTTTCCCTTCAATGTACACTTAAATTAGTTGAAATGTGTACGGAGTGTGGTGCCTTTGCTGCCCTGATCAGTGAGGCTCATTTTTGACAAGATGAGTTTTCATGTAAAGTTTAAAACCAGATTCAGCAAATATTTATCAGACAATCATGTAAGAAAGGAATGAAGATTCTCACCAGACATGTAATGATTTTATCCAACAATTAACAAATGGAACGACAGTCTGTTCTTAACCtcattattttatgtaaattaaaacatgCTTGATCATGAATTATTATCCAAAAGTTCAGCATGTAAAGCAGGTTGATGTATgccaaatatgtaaaaaaataaaaaaaatagtttattatatttagatatataaGTTTAATTACTTTTAGTGTGCCCAATAAGAATACGTTTATTTTTGGAGAgtaatttgaaaatgttttccaCTTGGAAatttttataaatttataaTAAAATCTTCTGATTCCTATGTGTGGTTCTTACGTTTTCAATGAATGGAGAGTCTTAAAAATAGTATATGAAGCAAATATAATGATGTAATAGAGAGTAGAAAATGAGTGCTCGTCTTTCCCTCCAGGTTTTTTGAAGATGTGCACATTGAtcttaacatttatttatttctgtaattgTTCAGAGGGATCCTGACATATTGTTGCACAACTTTGTGCTTCTTTCTCAAAAGTGTTCAGGTGATTTCATTAACACACAACTACCAGTACTGACAAGATCCTTAAAATACATTTCCTTGACATGCCCTTCTAAAGAACGTGGAGGTGAACTTTGCCAAAACTGAAACGATTCCCCAGAACAGCACTCCCTTCAGACCTGATAACACAGCTCAACCTGTTTTACCAGGGAGGAGTTGGTCAAAATCTCTCTCagcttctttctgtttttctatcATCCTGTATCTTTCCAGTGGTGTTCttcatgtattcaaatccaaacattcacattttggtcaaagtatgttttagcatcaaaatgctattttcccttcaagtccttctaaaacctttttcccacattgtgacctgacgtaggtttctgcatgatgatgctgctacatgtacagtatatatatactagggctgcGACAATACACATATCTCCTGATTCGaaactatcacgatacttgggtgccgattcgatatatattgcgatttcgaatcgatttgatattacgatttattcagatttttgttcactttttcaACACTAGACCGTGGGGGAAAgatttaatcatacacttctagggacttttactttggaaaatatctaaattaatacagtaaaagtgtttgattttcagcatgtatttagtcagagatgtcatgaaatcaaatatatcagtcattgtcaggatttatttattacatattttccagcaacccaaaccCGGTGCACAGCGGCACGCAGAAGCACGCAGCGGTAGGTACGCAGCGgtaccggcacttctacattttactccttggcgtaccgggactttttcatgcgtaccggagcttctcactggcagtaggcagaatttatttggcatcattgggcaaaaatttcataataacctttcagcatattgtaattcaagtgtatttaaattcaaatctagcccgtgacgggagactttggccaatcaccgttcatttcagagagaaagtgttcctattggctgttcattcaacggaggcagctgtcaatcactcgcgaactccgatcaaacggtcaaactaggcagcgctgatcaaatatgaatatatatcaatatcaatattctgttactctaatgcctatttctcgcctcaaatgttttcagaaacatcttgtagtgtactgttgagctgtaaaatgagaaagtttgaggctccagctcggctctgatcggttgttttcctccattcTCTGAAATTTTGCAGATTGCAAAaggccgttaggagcactgaaggacactggaggacaccggaggacaca is a window encoding:
- the LOC141778514 gene encoding apoptosis-associated speck-like protein containing a CARD isoform X1 yields the protein MPPKTIKKALTDMLADLSKENFDSFRHQLVDRREEPTVRRNRVEGKSFLEIADVLVTTFTEAKAPEVAAQLLREIGCSDDADKLVKATCGQSSQPGPGDSAGPSAGAAAVTTMAEGECTGKHFVDKHRSQLIDRVSDVAPILDQLLDENVIRQGCYDEILAIPTTRDKMRKLYSGPLNAAGPAGKDVFYKILEKYEPYLIAELKKKK
- the LOC141778514 gene encoding apoptosis-associated speck-like protein containing a CARD isoform X3 translates to MPPKTIKKALTDMLADLSKENFDSFRHQLVDRREEPTVRRNRVEGKSFLEIADVLVTTFTEAKAPEVAAQLLREIGCSDDADKLVKATCGQSSQPGPGDWKHFVDKHRSQLIDRVSDVAPILDQLLDENVIRQGCYDEILAIPTTRDKMRKLYSGPLNAAGPAGKDVFYKILEKYEPYLIAELKKKK
- the LOC141778514 gene encoding apoptosis-associated speck-like protein containing a CARD isoform X2, translated to MPPKTIKKALTDMLADLSKENFDSFRHQLVDRREEPTVRRNRVEGKSFLEIADVLVTTFTEAKAPEVAAQLLREIGCSDDADKLVKATCGQSSQPGPGDSAGPSAGAAAVTTMAEGKHFVDKHRSQLIDRVSDVAPILDQLLDENVIRQGCYDEILAIPTTRDKMRKLYSGPLNAAGPAGKDVFYKILEKYEPYLIAELKKKK